Part of the Paenibacillus kyungheensis genome, AGATCTGGTAATTGATCGATCATCTGCAATACTTCTTCCCCATTAAATGCGATACCTGCTACTTCCATATCTTCTTGATTGGAAATATATTCAGCAAGCATATTGGTAAATTCACGATTATCGTCCGCTAATAATACTTTGATATCTGACACGGTATAATTCCTCCTTATGAGTTTTCTTTAACTATGATATAGCGGTTCGTTGGACTTGCATCATTAGACTGTTTGGGAATGATTGAAGACTATATTTGAACTTTAATCACAGTGATCACAAAGTCTTTACAGAAATTTGACTGTTTTGGACTCTTTAGTATAGTTTTCGACATCAACAAGGGTATTCCTGCTGTCGAATGTAAAAAAGCGGATTATTTTTCCATATTTGCTAACTTGGTTGATGAACAGACCTTATCTATATGTATAACACAAAAGGAAGAGCTTTAAGCTCTTCCTTTTGACTTGAGCATCACTTATGCATTTGCTTAGTGTACTGCATACGTAGAGCTATCTTTACGCGCTTCAGCAAGCTTCAACATTTCATGAGCATGATGATTCGTTTTTTCGGTAATCTCTACTCCACCTAGCATACGAGCAAGTTCACCGACACGTCCATCTTCATGAAGCGAAGTTACACGAGTCGCTGTGCGATCTCCAATAATATGCTTTTCGATCAGGTATTGATGATCTGCCATACAAGCTACTTGCGGTAAGTGAGTAATCGAGAATACCTGACAATCAGCAGATAATTTGAACAATTTCTCTGCGATCGACTGAGCTGCCCGACCACTCACCCCTGTATCCACTTCATCGAATACCAGTACAGGGACTTGATCATGACGAGCAAAGATACTTTTCAGTGCAAGCATAATACGTGACAACTCACCACCGGAAGCAATTTTACCCAGTGGACGTAAAGGTTCACCCGGGTTAGGAGAGATCAGGAATTCTGCATTATCGATCCCTTGACGGGTAACGCGAATTGTTCGTCCATTCCACTCTGCTCCATTAGGATCATCAATATAATCCATATTGACACGTAGTGAAGTACGTTCCATTTGCAAATGTTTAAGCTCTGCTTCGACTTGATTAGCCAGTTCATCTGCTGCTTTACGGCGAATCTTACTTAATTTCTCACCGGTCTGAAGCAACTTATCACGTAACCGATCACGACGTTCTGTCATTTCAGCCAGACGTTCGTCTTTATTCTCAAGTAGATCGGTCTCATGTTGAATTTTCTCATAGTACGTTAGAATTTCTTCTACATTGTCTCCGTACTTGCGACGCAGACCAGAGATCTGATTCAGACGAGTCTCTACTTCTTCCAGACGACCTGGATTAAATTCAATATTTTCGCGATAACTACGCAATTGATAAGCAGCATCTTCCAACTGATAAAAAGCCGATTGTAACTGCTCTAGAATTGGGTCTAATGCTTTGGAATCGTAACGAGCTACATCTTCTAGCTGTGAAATAGCGACCGTTACAGAACCCATGCCGCCGTCACCATTGATCGAATGATATCCACCTACGATGGCTTCCATCATTTTTTCACTATGAGATAGACGTAGACGTTCTTCTTGTAATAGATCATCTTCTCCTACTTCAAGTTCTGCTGACGCAATTTCTTCAAGTTGGAAACGGTATAGGTCTAGCATTTGATATGTTTTCTGACTGGTTTCTTGTAGATCACGTAATTCACGTTCTACTTTGGCATAGTCTGCATATTGTTGTTGATATTGAATTTTTACTGGATTGATATCTGCAAATCCGAATGTATCTAGCAAGCTCAGATGACGTTCTGGCTTCATCAAAGATTGGTGCTCATGCTGTCCATGAATATTGACCAGTTGCTCACCGATCTCACGCAACATTGTCAGATTCACTAACTGTCCATTAATACGCGCAGTACTCTTACCACTCGCTGTCACTTCACGGCGAATGACTAGATGTTCTTCTGCGGTTCCCTGAATGCCAAGCCGTGACATCGTATCCCATACCGGGTGATCTCCACGTAGCTCGAATAACGCTTCCATCTCAGCTTTATCATTTCCGTAACGTACCAATTCCGCTGAACCTCGACTACCTGCAATCAGACCTAATGCATCAATAATAATTGATTTACCTGCACCTGTCTCACCGCTCAGTACATGGAATCCTTTATGAAAATAAACGTCGATTTCTTCAACAACAGCCAGGTTTTTAATGCTCAGCATAACTAGCATGAGCCTCACTCCTCTTCGTATAAAAGACTATAGAGCAACGCTTTTAGACCGAGATGGATCAAGCTCATGCTGTTAGGCTGACCGCTTGTGTGCCGAGCCGAACATTAACGTATCCATTACAACGAGATTGATGATTATGAGATAAAGCTCATAATTTGATCAATCACCTGTTGGCTGTCTTCCGGTTGACGGCAAATAATCAGTAGCGTATCGTCTCCTGAAATAGTTCCCATAATCTGAGGCCATTCCATATTGTCGATAAGCGCTGCGATTGAATTCGCTGTACCTGGTAAGAACTTCATAACCACCAGATTAGTTGTAAAATCTACTTGCAAGAAATTGTCCACCAATGCACGCTTTAACTTCTGCACCGGGTTATAACGTTGATCCGTTGGTAATGAATATTTATACCTTCCGTCATCCGTTGGAATTTTGATTAGTAATAGTTCTTTAATATCCCGTGATACGGTTGCTTGTGTTACTTGAAAGCCTGCATTACGCAATGCTTCGACTAGATCGTCTTGAGTTTCGATATCTTGATGGGTGATAATCTCCCGTATTTTGATATGTCGTTGTCCCTTCATAAAGACCTCCGTTTGTGATGTGCTCTCTACAGTCTTAACCTTCCGCTATCTCTATCTGTGTGTATTTATGCACCATACACAGAACATGCTCACATCTTTATTCGTGAACATATACGTATATTCCTTTTTGTGAATGGAAAATACTGTAGATATGAGGATCATTGATCATTAGCCGAACAGATTATCCTATTGTAACATCCAGAACGAGAAGGTCCAAGCTTCAGCGATCTCAATTGAGTCGATTCGCTGTGAAGCATATAGGCTACACTGATAGTGCTAAGCGCTATAGTCGGAACGTTCGTTCTCATTATATAGGAATACCTGTTCGTAAATCAATAGTCTTTTGAAATTAGTTTTTTCTTCCAGTTGAATCAATACATACGAACAAAAAAACCTGAGCTCAGTAACATACACCGAACATCAGGTCTTTGTTGTGTTTGAATCCATATCAATCGATCTTTATTATTTTTACTTTTTAGCAGAACCCCCGCGAAACGTATGAGCCGCTTCAAGTGCGGTCTGCGAAGCAAGTGCAGGAATATCGATAACATCCAGTTGCTCGGCAGTATCGTCTCCTTCACCGGAAGGCAGATACCAGTGAGCTAGAAATTCAATATTCCCTTCTCCCCCGGTAATCGGTGAAAAAGTAACACCTTTCAATACGTATCCGATTTCTCTGGCAAAAGTAAGCACATGTAGCAATACTTCTTCATGAATCTTCGGATCACGTACAACGCCTGTTTTGCCCACTTTTTCACGACCAGCTTCAAATTGAGGCTTAATCAGTGCTGCAATATCAGCAGGACGATCTAGCAAGTCTTTGAGTGGTGGTAACATCAATCGTAACGAGATAAAGGATACATCGATACTTGCAAAATTAGGACGTGGCCCTTCCAGTTGATCCGGTGTCATATAACGGAAGTTCGTCCGCTCCATCACCTGTACTTGTGGATGGTTCCGAAGTGACCAATCAAGCTGGTTGTAACCAACATCAATCGCATATACATATTCGGCTCCATGCTGTAATGCACAGTCGGTAAATCCTCCTGTTGAAGAACCAATATCAAGCATCGTTCGTCCTGTCATCGGGATTTCAAAATGTTTGAGTGCTTTCTCTAGCTTCAATCCGCCACGACTTACATATGGATGAACAGAACCTTTGACATTGAGATCTGTATCCCGAGCGATCTTCATGCCGGGCTTCTCCAGACGTTCTGTGCCTGCATAGACTAATCCAGCCATAATGGCTGCTTTGGCTTTCTCACGACTCTCGTAGTAGCCTTGTTCGACGAGTAAGACGTCAATTCGTTCTTTATCACTTGCCATGATTGGATATCTCCTAGCTTGCAAAATGAGATAACAACATGAAACGAAGCGGACAAAATACTCTCCGCTTCGCTTCTGTTGATCTTATGGTGTATTTATAAAAAGATTAGACTGAGTTTTTGTGAAATGTAATCGCTTCGCCTGGCGCAAGCGCTTTGAGAGCAGTAGCGATATTTTCAGTAGTTAATCCTGCTTCACGTTGTTGGTCTTTGATACTGCCATGTTCGATAAATTCATCCGGTACACCCATGATGCCTACAGCAACATCGTGTAATCCTTTTGAAGCATAAAACTCAAGCACAGCACTACCCATACTACCTGCTTGGGAAGCTTCTTCGACAACAAGCATACGTGTACCTTTTGCAGCTAGATCAAGCAACAATTGCTCATCTAACGGCTTCATAAAGCGCGCATTCACTACCGACACGTTCATACCGTCACGTTTCAGTTCATCGGCTACTTCCAATCCAAGCTGAACCATCGGCCCAGAACCTAGAATTGCGTAACCTTCCCCTTCACGTACCGTTTCCCATTGTCCGATAGGAATAGCTGTTAACACTTGATCCAAAGGAACACCTAAGCCGTTAATACGTGGATAACGGTAAGCGATAGGGCCTTCATTGTAATCAAGAGCTGTTTTCATCATATGACGAAGTTCATTCTCATCCTTCGGCATCATAATAACCATATTCGGGATATGACGCATAAATGCGATATCATATACCCCTTGGTGAGTCTCTCCATCTGCACCGACAAAGCCAGCACGATCAATGGCAAACATTACATTTGCATTGTGACGGCAAATATCATGCACAATCTGATCATACGCACGCTGCATAAATGTAGAATATACCGCATAGACAGGTTTCATGCCTTCCATTGCAAGCGCCGCACACATCGTAGCTGCATGTTGCTCTGCGATCCCTACATCAATCATACGATCAGGGAAACGCGCTGCAAATGGGAACAATCCTGAACCACCCGGCATCGCCGGTGTCACTGCTACAATACGCTCATCTTGCTCTGCAAGTTCGATCAATGTCTGACCGAATACTTCAGTATACATCGGATGACCGCCTGCTGCTTTGAGTACTTGACCGGATTCAATTTTGTATGGCGTAATTCCATGCCATTTGTAGGAATCCGCTTCTGCTGGTAGGTATCCTTTACCTTTGATCGTTACTACATGGATCATTACCGGACCTTCTACATTATCCGCTTGTTGCAACGTTTCCAACAATTTAGGAATATCATGACCATCGACAGGTCCTAGATAAGTGAATCCTAATTCTTCAAATAGTACACCCGATACCATAGCATATTTCAGCGTATCTTTAAGCTTTTCAGCCGTTTTGGCAATTTTATCACCGATTGCTGGAATCTTTTTGATCAATGATTCCATTTCATCTTTAGCACGCAAATAATTTTTATCCGAGCGAATTTTGCCTAGATATTTGTGCATTGCGCCTACGTTTGGAGCAATCGACATTTCGTTATCATTTAAAATAACTGTCAATTTACGTTGCTCATGACCGATATGGTTCAATGCTTCAAATGCCATACCGCCTGTTAACGCACCGTCACCGATAATCGCGATAACTTTGTTATCTTCTTTTTTGAAATCACGTGCAAGTGCCATACCCATAGCCGCAGATAAAGAAGTACTGCTATGTCCGGCTTCCCATACGTCATGTTCACTTTCATTCCGTTTGACAAATCCGCACAATCCTTTATATTTACGCAATGTATCAAAACGATCCATCCGTCCTGTCAATACTTTGTGCACATACGCTTGATGTCCAACATCAAAAATCATTTTGTCTTTTGGACTATCATACAAATAATGAAGTGCCAGGGTGAGCTCCACTACACCCAGATTAGAAGCAAGGTGCCCGCCAGTTGCTGACAATTTT contains:
- the recN gene encoding DNA repair protein RecN — protein: MLVMLSIKNLAVVEEIDVYFHKGFHVLSGETGAGKSIIIDALGLIAGSRGSAELVRYGNDKAEMEALFELRGDHPVWDTMSRLGIQGTAEEHLVIRREVTASGKSTARINGQLVNLTMLREIGEQLVNIHGQHEHQSLMKPERHLSLLDTFGFADINPVKIQYQQQYADYAKVERELRDLQETSQKTYQMLDLYRFQLEEIASAELEVGEDDLLQEERLRLSHSEKMMEAIVGGYHSINGDGGMGSVTVAISQLEDVARYDSKALDPILEQLQSAFYQLEDAAYQLRSYRENIEFNPGRLEEVETRLNQISGLRRKYGDNVEEILTYYEKIQHETDLLENKDERLAEMTERRDRLRDKLLQTGEKLSKIRRKAADELANQVEAELKHLQMERTSLRVNMDYIDDPNGAEWNGRTIRVTRQGIDNAEFLISPNPGEPLRPLGKIASGGELSRIMLALKSIFARHDQVPVLVFDEVDTGVSGRAAQSIAEKLFKLSADCQVFSITHLPQVACMADHQYLIEKHIIGDRTATRVTSLHEDGRVGELARMLGGVEITEKTNHHAHEMLKLAEARKDSSTYAVH
- the ahrC gene encoding transcriptional regulator AhrC/ArgR, which encodes MKGQRHIKIREIITHQDIETQDDLVEALRNAGFQVTQATVSRDIKELLLIKIPTDDGRYKYSLPTDQRYNPVQKLKRALVDNFLQVDFTTNLVVMKFLPGTANSIAALIDNMEWPQIMGTISGDDTLLIICRQPEDSQQVIDQIMSFIS
- a CDS encoding TlyA family RNA methyltransferase, which codes for MASDKERIDVLLVEQGYYESREKAKAAIMAGLVYAGTERLEKPGMKIARDTDLNVKGSVHPYVSRGGLKLEKALKHFEIPMTGRTMLDIGSSTGGFTDCALQHGAEYVYAIDVGYNQLDWSLRNHPQVQVMERTNFRYMTPDQLEGPRPNFASIDVSFISLRLMLPPLKDLLDRPADIAALIKPQFEAGREKVGKTGVVRDPKIHEEVLLHVLTFAREIGYVLKGVTFSPITGGEGNIEFLAHWYLPSGEGDDTAEQLDVIDIPALASQTALEAAHTFRGGSAKK
- the dxs gene encoding 1-deoxy-D-xylulose-5-phosphate synthase; the encoded protein is MLLPQIHQPSDLKDLTTEQLADLAGEIRQFLIEKLSATGGHLASNLGVVELTLALHYLYDSPKDKMIFDVGHQAYVHKVLTGRMDRFDTLRKYKGLCGFVKRNESEHDVWEAGHSSTSLSAAMGMALARDFKKEDNKVIAIIGDGALTGGMAFEALNHIGHEQRKLTVILNDNEMSIAPNVGAMHKYLGKIRSDKNYLRAKDEMESLIKKIPAIGDKIAKTAEKLKDTLKYAMVSGVLFEELGFTYLGPVDGHDIPKLLETLQQADNVEGPVMIHVVTIKGKGYLPAEADSYKWHGITPYKIESGQVLKAAGGHPMYTEVFGQTLIELAEQDERIVAVTPAMPGGSGLFPFAARFPDRMIDVGIAEQHAATMCAALAMEGMKPVYAVYSTFMQRAYDQIVHDICRHNANVMFAIDRAGFVGADGETHQGVYDIAFMRHIPNMVIMMPKDENELRHMMKTALDYNEGPIAYRYPRINGLGVPLDQVLTAIPIGQWETVREGEGYAILGSGPMVQLGLEVADELKRDGMNVSVVNARFMKPLDEQLLLDLAAKGTRMLVVEEASQAGSMGSAVLEFYASKGLHDVAVGIMGVPDEFIEHGSIKDQQREAGLTTENIATALKALAPGEAITFHKNSV